CGCATCGATCGGCTGTCCGGCGGCGATCTGGCCGCGTGGCGGGCCGCCCACGTGGGCTTCGTCTTCCAGTTCTACAATCTGCTGCCCGCGCTCTCCGCCCAGCGCAACGTGGAGCTGCCGCTGCTGCTCACCGATCTGCCCGCGTCGGAGCGGAGGCGGCGCGCCCACATCGCCCTGACCCTGGTCGGCCTGAGCGACCGGGCGCGGCACAAGCCGCGCGAGCTGTCCGGCGGCCAGGAACAGCGGGTGGCCATCGCGCGGGCCATCGTCTCGGATCCCACGCTGCTCGTGTGCGACGAGCCGACCGGCGACCTGGACCGCGCCACCGCCGACGACGTGCTGCGGCTGCTGCAGATGCTGAACCGGGAGCACGGCAAGACGATCGTGATGGTCACCCACGACCCCAAGGCGGCGGAATACGCGCGCCGGCGCGTGCACCTGGACAAGGGCACCATGACCGCGGAGTCGCGCTCGGCGTGAGATATCTCCCGCTCCTCTGGGCCGGACTCTTCCGGAAGAAGACGCGCACGATCCTCACCCTGCTGTCGATCGTGGTGGCCTTCGCGCTCTTCGGGCTCCTGCAGGCGGTGCAGGTCGCCTTCGAGTCGGGCGCCGATGCCGCCGACGCCAAGCGGCTGCTCACCACCGCGCGCTACTCGATCATCGAGCCGCTGCCGATGGCCTACCTGCGGCGGATCGAGCAGGTGCCGGGCGTGGTGGGGGTGGCCTACGCGGACTGGTTCGGCGCCAAGTACCAGAACGAGTCCAACGCCTTCCCGGTCTTCGCGGTGGACCCGAACCGCTACCTCGACATGTACCCGGAGTTCACGGTCTCGCCCGCGCACCGGGAGGCCTTCATCAAGACCCGCACCGGCGCGCTGGCCGGCCAGCGGCTCGTCGACCGCTTCGGCTGGAAGATCGGGCAGAAGCTGCCGATCAGCTCGGAGATCCATCCGAAGACCGACGGCAGCATGGCCTGGGAGTTCGACCTGGTGGG
This is a stretch of genomic DNA from Candidatus Methylomirabilota bacterium. It encodes these proteins:
- a CDS encoding ABC transporter ATP-binding protein, which produces MECLVEIRGVTKVYHRGRERIEVLHGVDLDIPRGDFVALMGPSGSGKTTLLNLIGGLDSPTGGTIVVAGRRIDRLSGGDLAAWRAAHVGFVFQFYNLLPALSAQRNVELPLLLTDLPASERRRRAHIALTLVGLSDRARHKPRELSGGQEQRVAIARAIVSDPTLLVCDEPTGDLDRATADDVLRLLQMLNREHGKTIVMVTHDPKAAEYARRRVHLDKGTMTAESRSA